The genomic DNA CCAACGTTTATTCCGAAAAATGTCCTAACTCTGATAGCCTATAGACAAACATTATGAGTAAGCTACGTGGTGAGTTGATGCCTTTTCGTCAGCTAGGTGAATTGGTCGTGCTACTTTTGTATGCTGTTGttttgttggcaaccttgtacTTTACAAAGTTTTTGTAACAGATttctgttggaacgttccacaaatgaTTACCCACCACCTCTCTGGCTAGGAAGATGGGACTGAAGACAAGATGGCGGTTGAGGTAAAGCTGTTGTCTCCTTGTTAAACTGTAGGCAGTGGACAGCAGTCTGTGACGGGCGTGGAGAGTGCAGATGACGCCAACAGTTACTGGAGGATTCGGGGGAAGCCCAACGGGACCTGCCAACGCGGTGTGCCCATCCAGTGCGGGCAGGCCATCCGCATCACGCACATGACCACGGGACGCAACCTCCACACACACCACTTCAGCTCGCCGCTGTCCAACAACCAGGTAAGAGAGGcagtgggcacacacacacacacacacacacctaggtgGCTGCTGTCAATAATCAGGTAATACAACACACATGCTATTTTAGCTAGTCACCGTCCCGCAACCAGGTAACAAACACACACGCCACTAACCCTCAATGTTGTCCGTCATCCTTTTAGGAGGTGAGTGCGTTTGGTGAGAACGGCGAGGGGGATGACCTGGACGTGTGGAAGGTGCAGTGTGACGGCTCCATCTGGGAGCGGGACGAGGCGGTGCGCTTCAGACACGTCGGCACCGACGCCTTCCTGACCGTGACGGGCGAGCAGTACGGCCACCCCATCCGCGGGCAGAGGGAGGTGCACGGCATGGGCACTGCCAACCAGAACAACTACTGGAAGGCTATGGAGGGTGTGTTCATTCAGCCCAGCCAGGAGCCGCTGAGACACAATCACGAAGAGTTCTGATGACGTCATCAACACTGCACCACGACGAGCTCTGATGACGTCATCAGACATCACACAATGTAACACCCAGGTAACATCTGaaatgaaccctattccctattacataatatacactgagtgtacaaaacatgaataataacttcctaatattgacttgcgaccccccccccccccccccccccccaccaccacctactatcataccctgttcaaagccactgaaatattttgtcttgtccgttcaccctctgaatggcacacttaGGGGGTGTGGTTGTGAGACGTACATGATGTCTATGGCTGCGATGGAAACATGTGGGTCGCAacaggtgtgatgtcattgatgtttgTTGAAATGTGTTTACTTTGTTTATGTATGGtttattgtaaataaataaaaaagacttgtacacacacatacacaatccatgtctcaaggcttaaaaatcattttttacctgtctcctccccttcatctacactgattggtgcagcggtctaaggcactgtatcgtagtgctagaggcgtcactacagaccctggtttagattccaggatgtatcacatccagccgtgattggagATTGTCATAGGGAGGCGCACCATTGGctcagcgtcgttagggtttggccctgGGTaggcccgtcattgtaaataagaatttgttcttaactgacttgcctagttaaataaagtggatttaacaggtgacatcaataagggatcatatctttcacctggtcagtctgtcgtggaaagagcagttgttcctaatgctttgtacactcagtgtttacCCAcatggctctgatcaaaagtagggcactaaatGGGGAATAGGTGGCCATTTCAGACACGTTCCCACTGCAGGAGGACACTGACACATTCTCATTACCCAACCAGGATCAATGGGGATCATTACTGGCTACTGGCTCACATTAGGAGCATTagacagatgagagagatgaATGAGAATCAGTTGGATGTTTTGAATTTGATAACTTTGAACAATATGGAAAGTGAAGGCTTAGGCTATGATTAGTTTCAGAGGGAAATATTGATGTAATTCAGATAGATGGTCATTCACCTGTGTACTCCTCAGCGACTGACTGAACAGATCCTGATGctaataaaaaacaaaaacattcccTTGATCACATTCAACCAAGGTCCACCTCACTAGTTAGTAAAGAGCGTATCTATTGGTCAACGCCTTGGCTATGAAGAGCTCACATATAGACACCACATAGTGTACTGTAAGGCTTTTCCCCTTGGACATGACTCACCTTATTGCTCTTTTGTGCTTTTTGGGAGGGTTTTTCTCCTGTTTAGACTTTGTATGTTTATGTCAGGAAGGGATATGTTTTATTTGTGTACGGGAAGATCGTATAAGATGAACTTTTACTCGTCCATTTGCAGTTGCGTCATCCAAGTGGATATTTTACACTGTAAATACACACCGGTTCAACTCTTAAGGTATGAAAAGACACCTTAGTTTGGCTTATATGTAGCGGTGTCTGTTGCTCCTTCAATGATACATAAACACTGAAATGTCCAGTATTGTCTAGTGGTGGGTTACTTGTAAGCAATATTTGAATGTGTACCTGCTGCAAGTCATTAGTAAATCAATAACTGTCTTGAAAACCAGAAATTAGACAGACTCGAGAAACAGATGTCTtctccattattcctcctccaccaaactttacagttggcactatgcattgggacagatagagttctcctggcatctgccaaacccagattcctccgtcagactgccagatggtgaagcttgagtttgagtttatttttatttttacagggacagtgcacattaatcaacgtttcagtaaaagtgccggttttagccagccggctaaaattttcaaccgcagtccctgggcaggttattaaaaaaaattacaatatagacaatagcaacataggacaagcaagacgtagcatacagagcaacatacgacaagcaagacatagcatacagacagagcaacataaaacaaaaagcagcgtgattcatcactcctgagaccgtgtttccactgctccagagtccattggcagcgagctttacatcactccagccgactCTCGGCATTGCGcattggtgatcttaggcttgtatgaggctgctcggccatggaaacccatttcaagaagctccagacgaacagttattgtgctgacgttgcctccagaggcagtttggaactcgggtgagtgttgcaactgaggacagacgatttttacgcgcaaCGCTCTTCAGCACTCACcgatcctgttctgtgagcttgtgtggcctaccacttcgcggctgggCCGTTGTTGCTAATAGAtaattccacttcacaataacatcattTACCGTTGACCGGGgcatctctagcagggcagaaatttgatgaactgacttgttgga from Oncorhynchus clarkii lewisi isolate Uvic-CL-2024 chromosome 30, UVic_Ocla_1.0, whole genome shotgun sequence includes the following:
- the LOC139389655 gene encoding stromal cell-derived factor 2-like, with translation MGLIQTLRGFIKSLLVVLLWSKCQGRESEFNYVTCGSLVKLLNTRHNVRLHSHDVKYGSGSGQQSVTGVESADDANSYWRIRGKPNGTCQRGVPIQCGQAIRITHMTTGRNLHTHHFSSPLSNNQEVSAFGENGEGDDLDVWKVQCDGSIWERDEAVRFRHVGTDAFLTVTGEQYGHPIRGQREVHGMGTANQNNYWKAMEGVFIQPSQEPLRHNHEEF